One genomic region from Puniceicoccus vermicola encodes:
- a CDS encoding MFS transporter — protein MSASKTKKPRSVQSYIDETPFWEDGTTVSDSLITGIQKRIWVLATAGKFFEGMVVFMTGVAIPLLHQDFGLTAAQKGIVGAAPLFGILIGATALGGLADTFGRKRMFIAEMILFVLFLLGVAFSPGYWTFVIFLFGVGTALGCDYPTAHVVISESIPSRVRGRLVLGAFAFQAVGALFGTVLGFFILKVYPEPDAWRWMYGSVLPLGVVIVFLRFFIPESAHWLVSQHRHDDACRALGKLLQRNPSYPTEIILKMPKKPHKHKKKKATYADLFSRKNRRATILAAIPWFLQDLGTYGIGIFTPTILATMIGAKSAEHNLAAIIHDDVLAAKGSAILDILLIVGIVCAVFLVDKIGRIRLQIFGFLGCAVGLLLAALSLHPDGSTNLFLIFVGFMLFNFMTNIGPNAMTYLIAGEVFPTKLRGKGAGFAASFAKIGAVTTAFLFPVLLNQIGTTNLLYILIGTSIIGAGVTAWFGIETKGINLESLEDPEPEDPTPPSKDNPVVEAMALKSET, from the coding sequence TCCGTTCAGTCGTATATCGATGAAACTCCTTTCTGGGAAGACGGTACCACCGTTAGCGACTCGCTGATTACGGGGATCCAGAAACGCATTTGGGTTCTGGCAACTGCCGGTAAATTTTTTGAGGGAATGGTCGTCTTTATGACGGGCGTGGCCATTCCCCTTCTCCATCAGGATTTTGGTCTTACCGCCGCCCAGAAAGGAATCGTTGGCGCCGCACCTCTTTTCGGCATCCTAATCGGGGCGACCGCTCTCGGGGGCCTCGCGGATACCTTTGGACGAAAGCGGATGTTCATCGCAGAGATGATTCTCTTCGTTCTCTTTCTTTTGGGCGTGGCTTTCAGTCCGGGTTATTGGACCTTTGTCATCTTTCTCTTCGGAGTCGGAACCGCCTTGGGATGTGACTATCCAACCGCCCACGTGGTGATTTCCGAGAGCATTCCGAGCCGGGTGCGGGGTCGACTGGTTCTCGGTGCCTTTGCCTTCCAGGCGGTGGGGGCTCTGTTCGGAACTGTCCTTGGATTCTTCATCCTCAAAGTCTATCCAGAGCCCGATGCATGGCGCTGGATGTACGGGAGCGTCCTTCCCCTCGGTGTCGTTATTGTTTTTCTCCGATTCTTCATTCCTGAGAGCGCCCACTGGCTGGTTTCGCAACATCGCCATGACGACGCCTGCCGGGCCCTTGGCAAATTGCTTCAGAGAAATCCGTCTTATCCGACTGAGATTATTCTGAAGATGCCGAAAAAGCCCCACAAGCATAAGAAAAAGAAGGCGACCTACGCCGATCTCTTTTCCCGAAAAAATCGCAGAGCGACGATTCTCGCTGCGATCCCCTGGTTCCTTCAGGATCTTGGCACTTACGGCATCGGTATCTTCACTCCGACCATTCTCGCGACGATGATCGGAGCCAAGAGCGCCGAACACAATCTCGCGGCAATCATTCACGACGACGTGCTGGCAGCCAAGGGATCGGCAATTCTCGACATCCTCCTCATCGTCGGGATTGTCTGCGCCGTCTTCCTCGTCGACAAGATTGGCCGGATTCGTCTGCAGATCTTTGGTTTTCTGGGTTGTGCGGTCGGCCTTCTCCTCGCGGCTCTTTCTCTCCATCCGGACGGATCGACGAATCTCTTTCTCATCTTTGTCGGATTCATGCTTTTTAATTTCATGACCAATATCGGGCCCAATGCCATGACGTATCTCATCGCGGGTGAAGTGTTCCCGACAAAACTACGCGGCAAAGGGGCTGGTTTTGCCGCTTCCTTTGCCAAGATTGGCGCCGTAACGACGGCCTTTCTCTTCCCCGTTTTACTCAATCAGATTGGCACGACCAACCTGCTCTACATCCTCATCGGCACCTCCATTATCGGTGCCGGAGTGACGGCTTGGTTTGGCATCGAAACCAAGGGCATCAATCTCGAATCCCTCGAGGACCCAGAGCCCGAAGACCCGACTCCCCCCTCCAAGGACAATCCAGTCGTCGAAGCCATGGCCCTGAAATCCGAGACCTGA